CTCAGGAGGACAGCACCGAAGACAATGcagacgaagaggaggattcCGATGAGGAGGGCCTCTTTGTGAATGACAAGGAGCGGGCTGCGAAGGATAGGCTTGCTGCCAAACAAGCCGCCAAGGTAAAGACTGAGGGCGGTGGCCAGGATGTTGATATGGACAGCATTCCCCCTCGCTATGGGGAAGCCGACACAGCCGGCTACGAAGATATGTTACTGGTGGATACGAGCCAGAAGCTCCAAATCAGCAGCGGAAAAGCTGAGGAACTGCGGAGACAGCGCCGCCTCTTTTCGGAACCGTTGGACGACCGCGCGTTTATCTTTCAGTTCCCCGTCAGACCACCGCTTTACGTCGTCAAAGATGACGGCTCGCTCGCCAAGACTgagggcgacgacgaggtggtcACGCTGGATGGTCAGCAACAGGGCAATGCTCCCGTCGATCTGACTACCGGGGttaaggaggaggaggtagcagaggaggagagcaaggaggaagaggaaaagcCAGTGGTGCCGCAGGCGGGATATCTGGGCAAGCTCATCGTGCGAAAGTCAGGAAAGGTTGAGATTGACTGGGGTGGCTATCCCATGGACTCGGGCACTGGTGTTGCGCCCAGACATTTGTCGACGGCTGTTTTGcttgagatggaggatgccAAACCGGGCGAGCCGCCCAGAGGGTTTGCCTACTCGATGGGCCGTGTCGAAGCGGTCTTTTCTTCTGTTCTTAGGACCAGTGATATGGAGccgtgggtggtggatgggcaGGTTCccggtgctgctgggagCGCTTGATTAGATGGAAAGGCAGATGGGAATAAAAGTATTGATACCCTGTAGAGATTTAGTCGTCCACTGTGTTGAAATAGAGAGGACTTTTCCGTGCAAGTCGCGATTTTCTTTTGACTTTGGTATCTATGTTTTTACTTCGCTTGACAGCTCTGTTCTAGTTACTCAATAAGGGCTCTCCTGGTAGGCCCTTTCCGCCTCTTCGTAAGCATCATACCCATACAAGAAGGCCTGGATCTCGGGGTCTGTCCATCTGGATGGGAAACCTGGGCGGACATCGTCGTCGTTTAGCTGGCTGGTCATGAGCTCGTCTCTGGCTTGCTGGGCCGGGCCGTCGGGGAGGTGCGAGTCTTTTCTTTGGTTGAAGGTTTCGAGCTGGATGCGCCGGCCGCGTTCCATGCGGAGGTGTTCGTAGAGCCTGCCCATCTTAGGGAgctgggaggaagaggttgatttTCGGAccttggagaggaggtgcCCGAAGACGGCGCCGTCctcgagggaggagttggcgCCTTGGGCTAGGTAGGGGAGCATGGGGTGGCAGCAGTCGCCCGCCAGAAAGAAGGTCCCTTGGGGGTTGGTCcagttggggagggggtcgagCCACATCAGCTTCCACTTTTGGACGGACTGGATCTGGGAGATGAGtttctggaggagggggtccCAGCCGGAGAACTTGGACCTGAATTCCCGGAGGGAGGCGTCGGATCTGGCGACGTGGGAGGGCATGTCGTCTGGGCAGAGGAAGACGAGATTGTAGgtctgggaggaggagaccgAGTACCCCACGCAGTGGCTGTGGGGGCCGATCCAGAAGTGCACTGCGGGGTTTGTGATGAGTTTTCGGAGGAGGTCGGCGTCGGGACCGGTCAGGTGGGAGGCGTGGAGGGTGATGCGGTAGGCTAGATCGCCTGTCAGGAttgctggggagggttggCCTAGAAATAATGGTCGAATTGACGACCAGAGGCCGTCGGTTAGGAGGATCACATCCCCTGAGAGCGTGTTCCTGGCCGGGTTCTGGACTAGCCCGAGATGGACTGTGTTCGTCTCGAAATCAACCGACGTGACCCTGGAGTTAAGCCTGATGGTGATACCAAGCTCTGAGCActtcttcaccatctccctctgcaGATCAACCCGATGTAAATCCCAAAAAGGGAACCCATACCGTTCCAGCATCCGCTCTTGGAGGTTTGGCTCGTGGGCGAGGAGCTTTGTCCCGTCGTAGCGGTggacggagagggtggtgggcacTGCGGCGAGGGgggcgaggatgggggtgaggccccagtgggagaggaggcgggtgCCGTTTGGGGTTACTTGGAGGCCGGCCtaaagaggggggggggtggggggaggggaaggttaGCAGACGAGATGGAATAGGGGTGAAtagagggggagggacgTACGCCGACTTCTTGGAGCTCTTTGACGGCTTCGAGGATGGTTacttggtggagagggttggcgagcttggtggagagggctgCTGCTAGACCTGCTAGGCCggcgccgatgatgatgacgtgGATGCCTTCATCTTGAGTTTTTGTTTCAGTAGTTGTGTCTGGTATAGGCACCTCCTTTGGCCCGTCACTTGATGGGAGGACCATTGTGAGTGTGGTGTGTGAAAGATGGGGCAGGTGAGGGTGAGATAACAGGATGATGATATGTGGCTTCACCCCCTCTCAACAGTTATCACTGAAACAAAACATCACATCTCACATCAAACGCCAAAGGCGTGGCGTTTTAATATATCACATTTGAGACACATGTCCTGGCCCGTCGCCGGTCGAGTGTAACCGGAACTAAGTGGGGGCGGCAGTACACCAGCACCCGTAAGGCGGGGAATAACCTGGGGTAAATCAACGGGTAAGAGGACGCGGGGCGACGGATCCGGACCCAAGGGAACAAACAGGTCGACGTCGTCGGTTCGGCAGCTGGTCGGAAAATAGCCTCCCTCACACCAGTACGGCAGACGATATCGGCCCACGACATCTGCATGCCGAGGGTGTGGTCAATGGAGCATTCCAACTAAACATTATGCTGCTGACAGCTTCTCTCCCAATATCCCGTCTCAGGGAAGAAGTTGCTTCCTGACATGTCTCTCCATATGCCCTCAAATCTTAACAACCAGCTTAAACCCCGTCACAGCTATCCTCGCGGACATGATTGTGAACgaagccaacaccaccaccgtcccagCCCAAACACAAGCCCATGTATATGTCCCATTTGACCTGTCGATGATAGCACCAGCAGTTGGTGGTCCAGCCAGCGAAGAAAACGCGCAAAGAGTGCAGACCATGCCGAACCGCGTTCCCATCTTTCTTGGATCCTTTAAGAGACTGGCAAGCGcaccaccaaacacaccCTGGGCCGCTCCCATCGCGAAACCAAGAAAGATGGCAAACACATAAAGCCCCGTAGCAGAGTCTACCGccagccaaaagaaaaacataCACCCCAGCAGAAACATCTGGAAGGCATGCATGTTGATCGGACCAATATAGTTATCAGCCAAATACCCCGTGATAGGCCTCGCGACAACACTCATCCCGTTCGTGATGAGCAACAACTGCACCGAGTCCGTCGTCGAGAACCCAACAATGTTCCTCGCAAACGCATTAATCTGTTCCCACATTAGCCATCTATCATTTCGTTCCATCCTCAGACTACTCACAAAGAAGCTCCCGAAAAACAAcgcccaaaaaaacaaaaacgccCCCAGCGTAAACAACAAATACGGCCCCTCCCTGAAAGCAACCCACTCAAACACCGgcccgctcctcctcggcttcaaCACCGgcctcagcaacaccacactCACAACCGAAATCCCCAACGCCACAAACCCCGCGCACCTCACCGCCCAGGCAAACCCAACCTTTGGAATCAAATACTGAATCACCGCCGGAAAAACCAcactccccaaccccgtcccGGTAGCCGAAATCGCCAGCGCCAACGCCTTTTTCCTCTTGAAGTAACTGTTCACCACCGACAGCGGCGGCATGAAAAtaatccccaaccccaaccccgtgCACAACCCCTGAGCCAGGAAAATCTGCCAGTACTCTTTACATAAACTCGTCATAAAGGTCccaaagacgacgaggaaCGTCCCGGCGATGATGGTCGACTTGATGTACCCCGCGTCGGCGAGGCGGCCGGAGAAGATGCAGAGGGCAAAGGCGAGGAAGACTTGGAGGGAGCCGATCCAGGATACTTGGGCTtcggggaggcggagggtgtCGCGGTAGTGGAGCTGGTAGACGCCAAAGGCGGTTGGGTAGCCCCAGGCGAGCATGTTGATTAGGCAGGCGGCGAGGACTTGGGACCAGGCGGTTAGACCGCCGTCAGGGGGGATgaattcttcttcttcttcttcttcgtctggtgttgttgttggggagtCGAGGTCGGAGCTGTCTGATAGGTCTGCATCTTGGGCTGTTGTGAGTTTCGTTTCTTTGGTGTTGGGATGTGATAAtgatggtgctgctggtggtggcggtgatggggccGAGGCGACCTTTTCGATGTCGACGTTCATGATGAGTGTTATTTGCTTGGCTCACCCTGTGTAAGTTGTAAAAGTTGAATCAGCAAAAAACAATGACGACAAGAAAAgggtagtagtagtagtagtagtagtagtagtagtagtagtttAGCCGTTGATATATTCCATCGGCGATAGGAAACCACCAATGACTCTTTAACTCCGCCGTCCAAAGGTTtctagaaaaaaaaagccagtCGTGGGTGGGAAAAGTGTGGGTTTATCGTACACATCCTTGCCAGGTAGACTACCCTGGTTTGGTAGGTCGAACGTCGTTTATTCCCAGCCATATCGAGAACTGTCACTATCATCAAACAAGCGGGCGAGTGTCAAGATGTCATCTTGCAGATTCTTTACGCCCTTGATTTTGACATCTTCTCCGACAGTTGTCCCCGCAAATGGCGGGAAACACCCGGTCGGGAATAACAAGCAATATCGACATGCCGCTGCTGGCTGGGTAGGTGGCTGAAATATGACATATCAAGCACACACTGTGCAGGCGACAATCAAAAGACGGCCTATCCCGGGCCGTCAAGGACGGGATGGGTGTCTGTCGGGTAGGGAGCGCCGGCTGCCGAGGCTCTCATCCGATATGCACAACTCCCGCTCCCGATAACGGCTGTGGAACTCCTGCTGTCGCCGACTGGCCGGGAGAGACGGGAGGGTGCCGAAGTGAGGCGGCCTTTTTCGGTCCTGATTTGGGAGACGGTGATATTGTTCGTGTTTGGACAAGACAAAGCAGCCATCACGACTTCTTCAGCAATGGGAACACAAGCTTGAAGTGGATCTCCAGATCGTAATTGCCGTCAAGCATCTAAACTCCCAATCTTGTCAATTTGCCCCACCAAGATAAGGTCGCCTTCCATCGGCTTTGTCGCCCCCATCGTCAATATGAACACAGAACAGACAATCGCGATCTTCGCTGCTGTCAACCTCGTCATAACTTTCCCAGTCCTCAAGTCACACATAAAACTGTCTCAGTGCCACGAGGCTTTCCAGTCGTGCGaccaaaacatcatcaagaaaccaaaacaaTTCTTTCAGAACCCAACCAATCGCCTAAATTTCAGCAGCGCAGAAACGTCAAAGTGTCAGATGACTCAACCACCGCGTCGCGCGCGCTATTAGGAGGAGAACGGGAAGGTTTTAGTCACAGGGGGGTGCATCGAGTCGCAGACCGCCATTCATGGCCCGGTGACAGCCCAAGCAAACGTGAATATCCGCATCGCATTTAGCTTCAATTCTCAGTCAACATAAGCTATTGAACTCATTTCCACATCCAAAGTCCGTTGAACACTGAATATGTACATGTTGGCACCTTCAAGATGGTTCATCCAAAAGATAAAATCCCCAAGTGTAAAgatcttcaacccctccccaagccaagaccaagtggcaacaaaccccaacaaccaaccgcCCAAAGCCGGTCCAAAAAAACCCATGtcaacaccccctcaaccaatCAGCGCCCCCATCTCAGCCAAACTCTCGACAGAAAGGGAAGGAACCCCCAAATATGGGGCAACTTTAGAACCACGCCATTGGATCTGATTGATCTTCCCCGCTTCCAGAACAAAGCCACTCAACCCAAACTTGCTTGCGCACATTAACAATGTATGGAAGATACAAGGAATCCTTCCAGAGATATTGCGCCCTACAATAACTAAAGTCATCAATCAAGAGATAAGCTGCGACGCTTATTGACAAAGACATGCGCCAGCTTACAAACCGCCTAGCGCCCGTTTGAAAAAGCCTCGCTAATCCAACCCCGATCAGGCTTAAACTCTAAATCCTATGCGCCCGACCAATCAAATCTCACCACTTACACGGGAagttcccttttttttttttttttttttttgcgcaACAGAGAAATCGCGAGGGTTGCCagctgatgatgacaacACACTCTTTCATGATGGCTGTATGAAACAGAACAAAAAACATAGTTCGCATCTGTTGGGCGGCAGTGATCCCATTCTCGAAATAAAATGCGCGCTTGAACTCCAAGAGGCGCATTCCACTCAGCTTTTCGGGCCTTGCGACAGATATTGAAATATGTCGCGAGCTGCCGACTTGCGATGGCATGTTTTGATACAAAAAGGTTTTCGAATTTGTAATAGGTAGAAACCACGCTCGCTGCTTAACCCACACCAAATCCAATATCTTGGTAACTTTTTACTCCATCCGTTCATGACCGTAGCACCAAAAAGACAGATGGTATTCGCGGCGCATAATAACACACCATtaacaccatcaacaccattaACACTATCAACATCATCAGAACGCCATacaacaaaaacatcaaCACAGAACGAAGCCTCAAACAGTAAGAAATTcggaagaaagaagaaaaaagaaagaaaaaattCTGGCTCACGCTTCCCCGGAGCTTCACTCCAGGCCGCCATGTACAACATTCAGAACAAGGACACCGAGAAAACATCATAAACCACACACCAATGCAACAAAAACAGAATATTTCCAGTAGGTACCTCGCTATaaacccctcccgccccccaaaaaacaaaaaatcaAACGCTAAAAAGATATGAGtgatgatgtgatgtgatgtgatgtgcaataaccctccctccctcccctccattcCTTCCAAATATACCAGAGttgaaaaagaaagacagaaaaaaaaaaggaaaacagaaaaaagaaaaaagaaaaagcccTAATAtacactcctcctcccccaccccttcaaaTCAATTAAACCTTGTAAAAGACAGAATCAATCCCCCGgaacccccaaatccccccctTTAACCCCTGAGCCATCCATTCGCCCTTCCTCTTTTCCAGCTTTCgaaccatccaccacccattcCTACCTATCTTATCCATTCCCACCCACTCAcgcaacccaaacccaaacccaaaacccaaacccaaacccaaacccaaacccacctccccacctcccaccaacatAAAAAAGCAACGCAGCCGCTTTTagaaaaaaacaaatgaATCTCTTTGATTGATAGAGCGGAAAATGTTCAAGGCCCGACAAGACAATAACAACACCCAAAGACGGTAATGAGATGAAGGTTAAGGGGTGGCCCTAGATagtcatcctccccaataGCGGACATGCttaat
The sequence above is a segment of the Podospora pseudocomata strain CBS 415.72m chromosome 2 map unlocalized CBS415.72m_2, whole genome shotgun sequence genome. Coding sequences within it:
- a CDS encoding uncharacterized protein (EggNog:ENOG503NX1V; COG:C) — protein: MVLPSSDGPKEVPIPDTTTETKTQDEGIHVIIIGAGLAGLAAALSTKLANPLHQVTILEAVKELQEVGAGLQVTPNGTRLLSHWGLTPILAPLAAVPTTLSVHRYDGTKLLAHEPNLQERMLERYGFPFWDLHRVDLQREMVKKCSELGITIRLNSRVTSVDFETNTVHLGLVQNPARNTLSGDVILLTDGLWSSIRPLFLGQPSPAILTGDLAYRITLHASHLTGPDADLLRKLITNPAVHFWIGPHSHCVGYSVSSSQTYNLVFLCPDDMPSHVARSDASLREFRSKFSGWDPLLQKLISQIQSVQKWKLMWLDPLPNWTNPQGTFFLAGDCCHPMLPYLAQGANSSLEDGAVFGHLLSKVRKSTSSSQLPKMGRLYEHLRMERGRRIQLETFNQRKDSHLPDGPAQQARDELMTSQLNDDDVRPGFPSRWTDPEIQAFLYGYDAYEEAERAYQESPY
- a CDS encoding uncharacterized protein (EggNog:ENOG503P3EY; COG:K); its protein translation is MPPKTAPRGRGRGRGGTARGGSASAPVAGDGSAEPATAVVKSETDTPASASTSTSAPPRGRSATATPAGTRVPPKFKPKNVRRSSAERERLARELGQISKAKDEAEEKRKARLAKANVRGRGRGGGFRGGARGTVALGPLAGGGAFGGGGSSGGGRFGRADYIKNEAGDLFGSDGRVNADLLHDYVQDYDDDNKDRPLMPMGIRRVQPKSQEDSTEDNADEEEDSDEEGLFVNDKERAAKDRLAAKQAAKVKTEGGGQDVDMDSIPPRYGEADTAGYEDMLLVDTSQKLQISSGKAEELRRQRRLFSEPLDDRAFIFQFPVRPPLYVVKDDGSLAKTEGDDEVVTLDGQQQGNAPVDLTTGVKEEEVAEEESKEEEEKPVVPQAGYLGKLIVRKSGKVEIDWGGYPMDSGTGVAPRHLSTAVLLEMEDAKPGEPPRGFAYSMGRVEAVFSSVLRTSDMEPWVVDGQVPGAAGSA
- a CDS encoding uncharacterized protein (EggNog:ENOG503PBRK; COG:G) gives rise to the protein MNVDIEKVASAPSPPPPAAPSLSHPNTKETKLTTAQDADLSDSSDLDSPTTTPDEEEEEEEFIPPDGGLTAWSQVLAACLINMLAWGYPTAFGVYQLHYRDTLRLPEAQVSWIGSLQVFLAFALCIFSGRLADAGYIKSTIIAGTFLVVFGTFMTSLCKEYWQIFLAQGLCTGLGLGIIFMPPLSVVNSYFKRKKALALAISATGTGLGSVVFPAVIQYLIPKVGFAWAVRCAGFVALGISVVSVVLLRPVLKPRRSGPVFEWVAFREGPYLLFTLGAFLFFWALFFGSFFINAFARNIVGFSTTDSVQLLLITNGMSVVARPITGYLADNYIGPINMHAFQMFLLGCMFFFWLAVDSATGLYVFAIFLGFAMGAAQGVFGGALASLLKDPRKMGTRFGMVCTLCAFSSLAGPPTAGAIIDRSNGTYTWACVWAGTVVVLASFTIMSARIAVTGFKLVVKI